A window of Alkalilimnicola sp. S0819 contains these coding sequences:
- a CDS encoding P-II family nitrogen regulator: MKMVTAIIKPFKLDDVREALSEIGVRGITVTEIKGFGRQKGHTELYRGAEYVVDFLPKMKVEIVLDEALLDRAVDAVIQAANTGRIGDGKIFVFDVEQVVRIRTGEIGADAL; encoded by the coding sequence ATGAAAATGGTCACCGCGATTATCAAGCCTTTCAAGCTCGATGACGTGCGCGAGGCCCTCTCGGAGATCGGGGTGCGGGGCATCACCGTCACCGAGATCAAGGGTTTCGGCCGCCAGAAGGGCCACACCGAACTCTACCGCGGGGCGGAGTACGTGGTGGATTTTCTCCCCAAGATGAAGGTGGAGATCGTCCTGGACGAAGCCCTGCTCGATCGGGCCGTGGATGCCGTCATTCAGGCGGCCAACACCGGCCGGATCGGCGACGGCAAGATTTTCGTCTTCGACGTCGAGCAGGTGGTGCGAATCCGCACCGGCGAGATTGGCGCCGACGCGCTTTAA
- a CDS encoding ammonium transporter yields MNEVIELAYALDTFYFLVSGALVMWMAAGFAMLEAGLVRAKNTAEILTKNIALFSIACIMYMLVGYNIMYGDSVNSFIPGLSFLIGGDHAAEAVLASEGEIYYSSMADFFFQVVFVATAMSIVSGAVAERMKLWAFLLFAVVMTGFIYPVQGFWKWGGGFLEAAGFNDFAGSGIVHMTGAAAALAGVLLLGARKGKYGPKGEIRAIPGANMPLATLGTFVLWLGWFGFNGGSELMISNVAEANAVAKIFVNTNMAAAGGLVVALLTARAMFGKADLTMALNGALAGLVAITAEPLTPAPLAATLIGGLGGLIVVFAIVGLDKLKIDDPVGAISVHGVVGLWGLLAVPLTNAEASFGAQLLGIVCIFLWVFGASLIVWSLIKATMGIRVSEEEEINGVDVGECGLEAYPEFTTTRNPGN; encoded by the coding sequence ATGAACGAAGTCATTGAACTGGCGTATGCCCTGGATACCTTCTATTTCCTGGTGTCCGGCGCGCTCGTGATGTGGATGGCGGCGGGTTTCGCCATGCTGGAGGCGGGCCTGGTGCGCGCCAAGAACACCGCCGAGATCCTCACCAAGAACATCGCGCTGTTCTCCATCGCCTGCATCATGTACATGCTGGTGGGTTACAACATCATGTACGGCGATTCGGTGAACAGCTTCATTCCGGGGCTGTCCTTCCTGATCGGCGGGGATCATGCCGCCGAGGCCGTGCTCGCCAGCGAGGGCGAGATCTACTACTCGAGCATGGCGGATTTCTTCTTCCAGGTCGTGTTCGTCGCCACCGCCATGTCCATCGTCTCGGGGGCGGTCGCCGAGCGGATGAAGCTCTGGGCCTTCCTGCTGTTCGCGGTGGTGATGACGGGTTTCATCTACCCGGTGCAGGGTTTCTGGAAGTGGGGCGGCGGTTTCCTGGAGGCCGCGGGCTTCAACGACTTCGCCGGCTCCGGCATCGTTCACATGACCGGCGCCGCCGCGGCCCTGGCCGGTGTGCTGCTGTTGGGCGCGCGCAAGGGCAAGTACGGCCCGAAGGGCGAGATCCGCGCCATTCCCGGTGCGAACATGCCGCTGGCGACCCTGGGCACCTTCGTGCTGTGGCTGGGCTGGTTCGGCTTCAACGGCGGCTCGGAGCTGATGATCTCCAACGTGGCCGAGGCCAACGCGGTGGCGAAGATCTTCGTCAACACCAACATGGCCGCCGCCGGGGGCCTGGTGGTGGCCCTGCTCACCGCCCGGGCGATGTTCGGCAAGGCCGATCTGACCATGGCCTTGAACGGCGCGCTGGCGGGCCTGGTGGCCATCACCGCCGAGCCGCTCACCCCCGCCCCCCTGGCCGCCACCCTGATCGGCGGTCTGGGCGGTCTGATCGTGGTGTTCGCCATCGTCGGTCTGGACAAACTGAAGATCGACGACCCGGTGGGCGCGATCTCGGTGCACGGCGTGGTCGGGCTCTGGGGCCTGCTGGCGGTGCCGCTGACCAATGCCGAGGCTAGCTTCGGCGCGCAGCTGCTGGGCATCGTCTGCATCTTCCTGTGGGTGTTCGGCGCCAGCCTGATCGTCTGGAGCCTCATCAAGGCGACCATGGGTATCCGGGTCTCCGAGGAAGAGGAGATCAACGGCGTGGACGTGGGCGAGTGTGGCCTGGAGGCCTATCCGGAGTTCACCACCACCCGCAATCCCGGCAACTGA
- a CDS encoding ATP-binding cassette domain-containing protein: MPLLQLHGLGVGQLAPVNEELAAAECLCLSGPSGSGKSRLLRAIADLDPHEGEARLEGLPAHAMPAHRWRARVAYLPAESAWWADTVGAHFPAGADGLPALGLGKEALGWSVARLSSGERQRLALLRVAALAPAVMLLDEPTANLDADSAAAVEAWLADWRRRGVAQIWVSHDPAQIRRVADRWLRIEDGALREVSL; the protein is encoded by the coding sequence ATGCCCCTGTTACAGCTGCATGGGCTGGGCGTCGGCCAGTTGGCCCCCGTGAATGAGGAGCTGGCCGCCGCGGAGTGCCTGTGCCTGTCCGGCCCCTCGGGCAGCGGCAAGAGCCGCCTGCTGCGGGCGATCGCCGATCTGGACCCCCATGAGGGCGAGGCGCGGCTTGAAGGCCTGCCCGCCCACGCCATGCCGGCCCATCGCTGGCGCGCCCGGGTGGCTTATCTGCCCGCGGAAAGTGCCTGGTGGGCGGACACGGTGGGCGCCCACTTTCCCGCCGGTGCGGATGGCCTGCCCGCCCTCGGACTGGGCAAGGAGGCCCTGGGCTGGTCCGTCGCGCGCCTTTCCAGCGGTGAGCGTCAGCGCCTGGCGCTGTTACGGGTGGCCGCGCTCGCGCCCGCCGTGATGCTGCTCGACGAGCCCACCGCCAATCTGGATGCGGACAGCGCCGCCGCGGTGGAGGCCTGGCTGGCCGACTGGCGGCGGCGGGGCGTGGCGCAGATCTGGGTCTCCCATGACCCGGCGCAAATTCGCCGGGTGGCGGACCGCTGGCTGCGCATCGAGGATGGCGCGCTGCGGGAGGTGTCGCTATGA
- a CDS encoding ABC transporter permease, with the protein MSLLSLTAWDLALAAGLVVVLAALSWQGQLGVGRSLLIAGARTVVQLLLIGLVLEALFAFSALHWVALLALAMLLIAGREVMARQQRRFLGLWGYGLGTLAMSVSSFSITVLALLLLVQPEPWYRPQYAVPLLGMMLGNTMTGVAVALDRLTESAWRERSGIEGRLLLGQRWDQAVAGLRREAMRAGMIPMINAMAAAGVVSLPGMMTGQILAGAPPVEAVKYQILIMFLITAGTGFGTLVAVRLGARRLFDGRERLRLDRLRKP; encoded by the coding sequence ATGAGCCTGCTGAGCCTTACGGCCTGGGATCTGGCCCTGGCCGCGGGCCTGGTGGTCGTGCTGGCCGCGCTCAGCTGGCAGGGGCAGCTGGGGGTGGGCCGCTCCTTGCTGATCGCCGGGGCGCGCACCGTGGTGCAGCTGCTGCTCATCGGCCTGGTGCTGGAAGCGCTGTTCGCCTTCAGCGCCCTGCACTGGGTGGCGCTGCTGGCGCTGGCCATGCTGCTCATTGCCGGGCGCGAGGTGATGGCCCGCCAGCAGCGGCGCTTCCTGGGGCTGTGGGGCTATGGCCTGGGCACGCTCGCCATGTCGGTGTCCTCTTTCAGTATCACCGTGCTCGCGCTGTTGCTGCTGGTGCAGCCGGAGCCGTGGTACCGCCCCCAGTACGCGGTGCCGCTGCTGGGCATGATGCTGGGCAACACCATGACCGGTGTGGCCGTCGCCCTGGACCGGCTCACCGAGAGCGCCTGGCGGGAGCGCAGCGGGATCGAGGGCCGCCTGCTGCTCGGCCAGCGCTGGGACCAGGCGGTGGCGGGCTTGCGTCGAGAGGCCATGCGCGCGGGCATGATCCCGATGATCAACGCCATGGCCGCCGCCGGCGTGGTCAGCTTGCCGGGGATGATGACCGGGCAGATCCTCGCCGGCGCCCCGCCGGTGGAAGCGGTGAAGTACCAGATCCTGATCATGTTTCTGATCACGGCGGGGACGGGTTTCGGCACCCTGGTGGCGGTGCGTCTGGGGGCGCGGCGGCTGTTCGATGGGCGGGAGCGGCTGCGCCTGGACCGGCTGCGCAAGCCGTGA
- the speE gene encoding polyamine aminopropyltransferase — protein MIADKHWFTEALEDEGLAFSMKISKKLHEEQTEFQRIEVYQTTHWGRLMVIDGCVMLSSRDNFVYHEMMAHPVLYTHPNPKRVLIIGGGDCGLLREVLKHPGISQVTQVDIDEGVTRAAREYFPELCESNDDPRATLLFDDGVKYLQDLPAQSVDVVIVDSTDPVGPAAGLFGVGFMRDVHRALREDGLMIQQSESPILHRDSILKELYGVMREAGFAQVATLSFPVVGYPSGWWSATMAGKGAKLTEYREADAATKPFATEYYNVDIHRGALAVPEFCKGLFTDQ, from the coding sequence ATGATCGCGGACAAGCACTGGTTCACCGAGGCGCTGGAAGACGAGGGCCTGGCCTTCTCCATGAAGATCAGCAAGAAGCTGCACGAGGAGCAGACCGAGTTCCAGCGCATAGAGGTGTACCAGACCACTCACTGGGGCCGGTTGATGGTGATCGACGGCTGCGTGATGCTCTCCAGCCGCGACAATTTCGTCTACCACGAGATGATGGCTCACCCGGTGCTCTACACCCACCCGAACCCCAAACGGGTGCTGATCATCGGCGGTGGCGATTGCGGGCTGCTGCGCGAGGTGCTCAAGCACCCCGGCATTAGCCAGGTCACCCAGGTGGATATCGACGAGGGTGTGACCCGCGCCGCGCGGGAATACTTCCCGGAACTGTGCGAATCCAACGACGATCCGCGGGCCACCCTGCTGTTCGACGATGGGGTGAAGTATCTGCAGGATCTGCCCGCGCAGTCGGTGGACGTGGTGATCGTGGACTCCACCGACCCGGTGGGCCCGGCGGCGGGCCTGTTCGGCGTGGGCTTCATGCGCGATGTGCACCGGGCGCTGCGCGAGGACGGGCTGATGATCCAGCAGAGCGAATCGCCCATCCTGCACCGGGACAGCATCCTGAAAGAACTCTATGGGGTGATGCGCGAGGCGGGCTTTGCCCAGGTGGCGACCCTGTCCTTTCCGGTGGTGGGTTACCCCTCCGGCTGGTGGTCGGCGACCATGGCCGGCAAGGGCGCGAAGCTCACGGAGTATCGGGAAGCGGACGCCGCGACCAAGCCCTTCGCCACCGAGTACTACAACGTGGATATCCACCGCGGGGCGCTGGCGGTGCCGGAGTTCTGCAAGGGCCTGTTCACCGACCAGTAA
- the speA gene encoding biosynthetic arginine decarboxylase, whose protein sequence is MQDWDVSRARQTYNTVHWSGGYFDINTEGRVVARPRRAGEGIDLYALTEALREQGVSLPVLVRFLDILHDRVDSLCAAFSEAMRSERYEGRYTAVYPIKVNQQRRVVEEILARNHGQVGLEAGSKPELMAVLGLIPAGGTVICNGYKDREYVRLALLGQQLGYRVHIVVEKLSEIELVIREARALGVEPLLGLRLRLASIGAGKWQNTGGEKSKFGLTASQALTVVERLREAGMLESLQLLHFHLGSQIPNIRDIQRGMREAARSYAELRHLGVPIATVDVGGGLGVDYEGTRSRSYCSINYTLAEYASNVVYALREICQQQALPQPDIISESGRALTAHHAVLITNVIDYDRTADGADLQPPAADAPLILKDLWHGLREVAARSPVEAWHDAAHWLSEAQAMYTHGVLSLAQRAQAERIYQATCHAVRPRLDPHSRAHRELLDELNDKLADKLFCNFSLFQSMPDAWAIDQIFPILPLQRLDEAPTSRAVLQDLTCDSDGTIGGYVDRDGVESTLALPEYRPGEPYLLGMFMVGAYQEILGDMHNLFGDTDSVNVRLSGDGYEISDVRRGDTVDAVLRYVHFDAEDLLVAYRERVAAAPLDEARKAECLRELEEGLRGYTYLED, encoded by the coding sequence ATGCAGGATTGGGATGTTTCACGCGCACGGCAGACCTACAACACCGTTCACTGGAGCGGCGGGTACTTCGACATCAACACCGAGGGCCGGGTGGTGGCCCGCCCGCGGCGCGCCGGCGAGGGCATCGACCTCTACGCGCTGACCGAGGCCCTGCGCGAGCAGGGCGTGAGTCTGCCGGTGCTGGTGCGCTTCCTGGACATTCTCCATGACCGGGTGGACAGCCTCTGCGCGGCCTTCAGCGAGGCCATGCGCAGCGAGCGCTACGAGGGCCGCTACACCGCCGTCTACCCCATCAAGGTCAATCAGCAGCGCCGGGTGGTGGAAGAGATCCTCGCCCGCAACCACGGCCAGGTGGGCCTGGAGGCCGGCTCCAAGCCGGAGCTCATGGCCGTGCTGGGCTTGATCCCCGCCGGCGGTACCGTGATCTGCAACGGCTACAAGGACCGGGAATACGTGCGCCTGGCCCTGCTCGGGCAGCAGCTCGGGTACCGGGTGCACATCGTCGTCGAGAAGCTCTCCGAGATCGAACTGGTGATCCGCGAGGCCCGCGCGCTGGGCGTGGAGCCGCTGCTGGGCCTGCGCCTGCGGCTGGCCTCCATCGGCGCGGGCAAATGGCAGAACACCGGCGGGGAGAAATCCAAGTTCGGCCTCACCGCCTCCCAGGCGCTCACGGTGGTGGAACGGCTGCGCGAGGCGGGCATGCTGGAGAGCCTGCAGCTGCTGCATTTCCATCTGGGCTCCCAGATCCCCAACATCCGCGACATTCAGCGCGGCATGCGCGAGGCCGCCCGCTCCTACGCCGAGCTGCGCCATCTGGGCGTGCCCATTGCCACCGTGGACGTGGGCGGCGGCCTGGGCGTGGACTACGAGGGCACCCGCTCGCGCAGCTACTGCTCCATCAACTACACCCTGGCCGAGTACGCCAGCAACGTGGTCTATGCCCTGCGCGAAATCTGCCAGCAGCAGGCGCTCCCCCAGCCGGACATCATCAGCGAGTCGGGTCGGGCGCTCACCGCGCATCACGCGGTGCTGATCACCAATGTCATCGACTACGACCGCACCGCCGACGGCGCCGATCTGCAGCCCCCCGCGGCGGACGCGCCGCTGATCCTGAAAGACCTGTGGCACGGCCTGCGCGAGGTCGCCGCCCGCTCCCCGGTGGAAGCCTGGCACGATGCGGCGCACTGGCTGAGCGAAGCGCAGGCCATGTACACCCATGGCGTGCTGAGCCTGGCGCAGCGCGCCCAGGCCGAGCGCATCTACCAGGCCACCTGCCACGCCGTGCGCCCGCGCCTGGACCCCCACAGCCGCGCGCACCGGGAACTGTTGGACGAGCTCAACGACAAGCTCGCCGACAAGCTGTTCTGCAACTTCTCCCTGTTCCAGTCCATGCCCGATGCCTGGGCCATCGACCAGATCTTCCCCATCCTGCCCCTGCAGCGACTGGACGAAGCGCCCACCAGCCGCGCCGTGCTGCAGGACCTGACCTGCGATTCCGACGGCACCATCGGCGGCTACGTGGACCGGGACGGGGTGGAGAGCACCCTGGCCCTGCCCGAATACCGCCCTGGCGAGCCGTATTTGCTGGGCATGTTCATGGTGGGGGCGTATCAGGAGATCCTGGGCGACATGCACAACCTGTTCGGCGACACCGATTCGGTGAACGTGCGCCTGAGCGGCGATGGTTACGAGATCAGCGATGTGCGCCGGGGGGACACGGTGGACGCGGTGCTGCGCTACGTGCACTTCGACGCCGAGGACCTGCTTGTTGCCTACCGTGAGCGCGTCGCGGCCGCGCCGCTGGATGAGGCGCGCAAGGCGGAGTGTCTGCGGGAGCTGGAGGAAGGCCTGCGGGGCTACACCTACCTGGAAGACTAG
- a CDS encoding SPOR domain-containing protein: MARDYKNAGRRSSGGARPKAKAKPARAGLPGWLWLFTGLAIGLFAALLVHLYHLEQEPQRLFVQPGKAGRAPTGQAGGEPPAQQPPSRPRFEFYKLLPEQEVVVPEERTAETPRSAPPRSRAQPAKAGGNYLLQAGSFQKQEDAERLRANLALLGVEARIQRVRLASGETWHRVRIGPYRDNGRLNTARQRLQENGIETILLKQGG; this comes from the coding sequence AAGGCCAAGCCGGCCCGCGCCGGGCTGCCGGGCTGGCTATGGCTTTTCACCGGCCTTGCCATCGGCCTGTTCGCCGCCCTGCTGGTGCACCTCTACCATCTGGAACAGGAGCCGCAGCGGCTGTTCGTGCAGCCGGGCAAGGCCGGGCGCGCGCCGACGGGCCAGGCGGGTGGCGAGCCACCGGCCCAACAGCCACCCAGCCGCCCGCGTTTCGAGTTCTACAAATTGCTGCCCGAGCAGGAAGTGGTGGTGCCGGAAGAGCGCACCGCCGAGACGCCGCGCAGCGCCCCGCCCCGATCGCGCGCCCAGCCCGCCAAAGCCGGCGGCAATTATCTCTTGCAGGCCGGCAGTTTCCAGAAGCAGGAAGACGCCGAACGGTTGCGCGCCAACCTCGCCCTGCTGGGCGTGGAGGCGCGCATCCAGCGGGTGCGACTGGCCAGTGGCGAGACCTGGCACCGGGTGCGAATCGGCCCCTACCGCGACAACGGCCGGCTCAACACCGCCCGCCAGCGCCTGCAGGAAAACGGCATAGAGACGATTCTGCTGAAACAGGGTGGTTGA